The following proteins are encoded in a genomic region of Gimesia algae:
- a CDS encoding Glu/Leu/Phe/Val dehydrogenase dimerization domain-containing protein gives MNTASGNTVKVLLIEDNPIHVGLVKTLLAESKSPVFQLQFAGTLQAGLNQLDAASVDMVLLDLTLPDSEDLDTFIRVRSFAPAIPIVIVTSLDDIKLAAKAVEAGAQDYLVKTQLSRTSLIRSIRYAIERTRVRDAEWDSPMFRLAQRQFLKAAQFMGLDDNIRQRLLFPQRTLVVTLPFRRDHYTEVETVFGYRVQHILTMGPTKGGIRYHQDVSLGEVSALAMWMSWKCALVHLPFGGAKGGVRIDPTGLTSHELQRLTRRFATEISPIIGPEKDIPAPDMGTNERVMAWIMDTYSQEKGYTVPAVVTGKPLVLGGARGRNEATGRGVVYLIQEAAKHLKMNLSECTAVVQGFGNVGSHAALFLSELGVKLIGVSDATTGIYNRHGLSMPSLLEYVAKNRFLEGYPEGDQISNEELLELKCDILVPAALQNQITAENADRIQCKLLAEGANGPTTLEADEVLNEKGVFILPDILANAGGVTVSYFEWVQDTQNYMWTLEEVNQRLKSILKDAFHRTLNRAQKNQFDMRTAAMIEGVERVSQAKLARGLYP, from the coding sequence ATGAATACTGCATCTGGGAATACAGTGAAAGTACTGCTGATTGAAGACAATCCCATTCATGTCGGTTTGGTAAAAACCTTGCTGGCTGAATCAAAATCCCCGGTCTTTCAACTTCAATTTGCCGGAACGTTGCAGGCCGGATTGAATCAGCTGGATGCGGCTTCGGTAGATATGGTGCTCCTCGATCTGACTCTTCCCGACAGTGAGGATCTGGATACTTTCATCAGGGTTCGTTCGTTTGCCCCCGCGATACCGATTGTGATTGTGACCAGTCTGGATGATATCAAACTGGCTGCCAAGGCGGTCGAAGCCGGTGCCCAGGACTACCTGGTGAAGACGCAGCTCAGCAGAACTTCACTGATCCGGTCGATACGATATGCGATTGAACGGACAAGGGTACGCGACGCAGAATGGGATTCTCCCATGTTTCGTCTGGCCCAGCGACAGTTTCTGAAAGCAGCTCAATTCATGGGGCTGGATGATAATATCAGGCAGCGGCTGTTATTCCCGCAGCGAACACTGGTGGTCACATTACCTTTCAGACGGGATCATTACACGGAGGTGGAAACCGTCTTCGGTTATCGAGTCCAGCATATTCTGACGATGGGGCCCACGAAAGGGGGGATCCGTTATCACCAGGATGTCAGCCTGGGAGAAGTCTCTGCGCTGGCCATGTGGATGAGCTGGAAATGTGCGCTGGTGCACCTCCCGTTCGGGGGAGCGAAGGGCGGGGTTCGCATTGATCCGACCGGGTTGACGAGCCATGAACTGCAGCGGTTGACCAGGCGATTCGCGACAGAAATCAGCCCGATTATCGGTCCCGAGAAAGATATTCCAGCCCCCGATATGGGAACGAACGAACGTGTCATGGCCTGGATCATGGATACCTACAGCCAGGAAAAAGGTTACACTGTTCCTGCAGTTGTTACCGGAAAACCTTTGGTACTGGGGGGAGCCCGCGGCAGAAATGAAGCCACCGGACGCGGTGTGGTTTATCTGATCCAGGAAGCCGCGAAACACCTGAAGATGAATCTGAGTGAATGCACGGCCGTGGTACAGGGCTTCGGAAACGTCGGCAGTCATGCCGCCCTGTTCCTGAGCGAACTGGGAGTGAAGCTCATTGGTGTGAGTGATGCCACGACGGGCATTTATAATCGACACGGGTTATCGATGCCCTCACTGCTGGAATATGTAGCCAAAAACCGGTTTCTGGAAGGTTATCCTGAAGGAGATCAAATCAGCAATGAGGAACTGCTGGAACTCAAGTGTGATATTCTGGTGCCGGCAGCGCTGCAGAATCAGATTACTGCAGAGAATGCCGACCGCATTCAATGCAAACTGCTGGCAGAAGGGGCGAACGGTCCGACGACTCTGGAAGCAGATGAAGTGCTTAATGAAAAAGGCGTATTTATCCTGCCAGACATCCTGGCGAACGCCGGTGGCGTGACCGTGTCCTACTTTGAATGGGTGCAGGATACGCAAAACTATATGTGGACGCTCGAAGAAGTGAACCAGCGCTTGAAGTCGATTCTCAAAGACGCGTTTCATAGGACTTTGAATCGCGCACAAAAGAATCAGTTTGATATGCGGACCGCTGCCATGATTGAGGGGGTCGAACGCGTCTCCCAGGCAAAACTGGCACGCGGATTATATCCCTGA
- a CDS encoding ATP-binding protein: MSKESVTEDSDSLCVLILAPTPKDNEFCVQVLEDARIKTRVCTSLKGLCEQVNQGNAAVALIAEEYLKADQNGLIPDLLSNQPAWSDLPIVVLLIAGEHASPSLNRLQELGNITLIRRPVRIAVFINTIRANLRDRQRQYSVRNLLKERNDVNQNLEIQQRRFSLALKAGGMAAWELQNEKLYWSDAIYDLLGLPRGEPVTLERFYSVIHPEDLPKLQDVWEASVRKRQSFEEEFRILYAGKEQRWMELMGESVEWELGNPGHFAGLFWDITAEKVQEKREQRAAEIERFLSEATMTLAASLDFETTLESVTSLCVPTLGDWAILELISDDHTIRRMKIAHADPAASPLADQLMQTISNPQMQQHSSPHLFGNETIFVENMTEELLREVVPTSEQLPALRELGAQSLIVVALGIRDQQFGVLTLIQTNAASRHKTSDFKTAEELARRASIAIDNARLYKIGQQASAAKSEFVANMSHEIRTPMTAVLGYADLLAGSENDPVKLKHLRMIQKNGSFLLDIINDILDLSKIEAGKMECVTERFAANELIADVYSMMQVRAVEKKLDFSVEYATTIPSQIESDPKRLKQILVNLVGNAVKFTTEGSIRLVISYVTSGESPVIQFDVIDTGIGITEAQLSQLFQDFSQGDTSVTRAFGGTGLGLAISARLARMLGGSIEVTSQPGSGTTFTCKISAGLVDSAPLIHPVKKHNTTTETPESQETQPALSCNVLVVDDRRDIRYLVKQFLIKSGAEVESVNDGLEAIERVERGQNSFDMILLDMQMPRLDGYQTAERLRSLGFKRPIIALTADAMHGDMNRCLASGCDAFLSKPINTKELIEIVARYTQ, encoded by the coding sequence ATGAGTAAAGAATCAGTGACAGAGGATTCCGACAGTCTCTGTGTGCTGATTCTGGCTCCGACCCCCAAGGACAATGAATTTTGCGTCCAGGTGCTGGAAGATGCTCGAATTAAAACACGCGTGTGTACCAGTCTGAAAGGTCTCTGCGAGCAGGTTAACCAGGGGAATGCTGCTGTCGCACTGATCGCAGAAGAATACCTGAAAGCTGATCAGAATGGTCTGATACCGGACTTACTGTCAAACCAGCCGGCATGGTCCGATCTTCCCATCGTTGTTTTACTGATCGCCGGTGAGCATGCCTCGCCTTCACTTAATCGGTTACAGGAACTGGGGAACATTACGCTGATTCGGCGACCGGTTCGGATTGCGGTATTTATCAATACGATTCGGGCCAATCTTCGTGACCGGCAACGCCAATACAGTGTGCGAAACCTGCTGAAAGAACGGAACGATGTTAATCAGAATCTGGAGATTCAGCAAAGACGCTTTTCGCTGGCCTTGAAAGCAGGAGGCATGGCCGCTTGGGAACTGCAGAATGAGAAACTGTACTGGTCGGATGCGATTTATGATTTACTGGGCTTGCCTCGCGGTGAACCTGTCACACTTGAGCGTTTTTATTCCGTGATTCACCCTGAGGATTTACCGAAGCTCCAGGATGTCTGGGAAGCGTCCGTCAGGAAAAGACAGTCTTTTGAAGAGGAATTTCGTATCCTTTACGCTGGTAAAGAACAGAGATGGATGGAATTAATGGGCGAATCTGTAGAATGGGAACTGGGAAACCCCGGTCATTTCGCCGGCCTGTTCTGGGATATTACAGCGGAAAAAGTTCAGGAGAAACGGGAACAGCGTGCAGCTGAAATTGAACGGTTTCTGAGTGAAGCAACGATGACACTTGCCGCTTCGCTTGATTTTGAAACCACACTGGAAAGTGTTACCTCATTGTGTGTGCCCACCTTAGGAGACTGGGCCATCCTGGAGCTGATCAGCGATGATCATACGATTCGACGCATGAAAATCGCTCATGCGGATCCGGCAGCGTCTCCTCTGGCAGATCAACTGATGCAAACCATTTCGAATCCTCAGATGCAGCAGCATTCCAGTCCACATTTGTTCGGAAACGAAACCATTTTTGTTGAGAACATGACAGAGGAATTGCTCCGGGAAGTCGTTCCAACCTCAGAACAACTGCCTGCACTGCGGGAATTAGGTGCTCAGTCATTAATTGTGGTCGCTTTGGGAATCCGTGATCAGCAGTTTGGAGTTTTAACGCTGATTCAAACCAATGCGGCGTCTCGCCATAAAACCAGTGACTTCAAGACGGCCGAAGAGCTGGCGCGGCGGGCATCCATCGCGATTGACAATGCCCGGTTATATAAAATTGGACAACAGGCGAGCGCTGCCAAAAGTGAATTCGTTGCCAACATGAGCCATGAAATACGCACTCCCATGACAGCAGTCCTGGGCTATGCCGATTTACTTGCCGGTTCAGAAAATGATCCAGTAAAGCTGAAACACCTGCGCATGATTCAGAAAAACGGAAGTTTCCTGCTGGATATCATCAATGATATTCTGGACCTTTCTAAAATCGAAGCAGGTAAGATGGAATGCGTAACGGAGAGATTTGCCGCGAATGAGCTCATCGCAGACGTGTATTCGATGATGCAGGTACGCGCCGTAGAAAAGAAACTCGATTTCAGTGTCGAATACGCAACGACCATTCCCAGTCAGATAGAAAGCGACCCGAAACGCTTGAAACAGATCCTGGTGAACCTCGTTGGTAATGCGGTCAAATTCACCACCGAAGGTTCAATACGACTTGTCATTTCATATGTAACCTCAGGTGAGTCGCCTGTGATCCAGTTTGATGTCATCGATACCGGGATTGGGATTACGGAAGCACAGCTTTCTCAGCTGTTTCAGGATTTCTCCCAAGGTGACACTTCTGTCACTCGTGCTTTTGGTGGAACGGGACTGGGGCTTGCCATCAGTGCGCGGCTGGCCCGCATGCTGGGAGGAAGTATTGAGGTTACCAGTCAACCCGGTTCAGGTACTACGTTTACCTGTAAAATCAGTGCCGGGTTAGTCGATTCTGCTCCGTTAATTCATCCGGTGAAAAAACATAACACTACTACTGAAACGCCGGAGTCACAGGAAACGCAACCCGCTTTGTCCTGCAATGTACTGGTCGTTGATGACCGACGAGATATCCGTTATCTCGTCAAACAGTTTCTGATAAAATCAGGTGCCGAAGTGGAATCGGTCAATGATGGGCTCGAAGCAATCGAACGGGTAGAACGCGGACAGAATTCATTTGACATGATTCTGCTGGATATGCAGATGCCAAGACTGGACGGATATCAGACAGCAGAACGACTTCGCAGTCTCGGTTTTAAACGACCGATCATTGCACTCACGGCTGACGCCATGCACGGCGATATGAACCGGTGTCTCGCGAGTGGTTGTGATGCCTTTCTCAGCAAGCCAATCAACACGAAAGAACTGATTGAAATTGTGGCACGGTACACACAGTAA
- a CDS encoding DUF1549 and DUF1553 domain-containing protein yields the protein MKSISLLLLQIFCLTAVCTSYPGSAEAAELVGYLPRQAKTIQLTDPDACQQLLVTLEDDQKGTQRDVTRKVKYVPFPVGIVKVTSTGFVTPLSNGTATVTARLDENLTVKFPVVVTSFEKQRPVNFYNDVIPQLTRGGCNSGACHGTPSGKNNFHLSLLGFEPANDFEYLTKESLGRRVSAAAPETSLLLRKATGELAHGGGSRFKKGGAEYKLIKRWIQEGMHYDPETGPTVKHIEIYPQNRVLPLHAKQQLTVTAYFSDGTTQDITRVAEYKPNQPKMSEVDHHGLVTLKDMTGTTSVMVRFQEHVAVFMATIPLGKPTPNLPEPTNFIDKHIFAKLKVLGLPPSENCDDSTFLRRVTLDMTGRIPTLAQTREFLSDNRPDKRARKIDELLDSPGYADVFAAKWAGILRNKAGRNLEQIARETFAFHSWIRSSISSNKPYNQFVTELVTARGKSGTNPAVSWYRAVKDPKDQMSDIAQVFLGVRIQCAQCHHHPYEKWSQDDFYGFQAFFTTIGRKEVYKLPEDDTIFHKRMVAVAKNPNTDRELKPTPLDGDALDIPAHRDPRIDLADWISSAENPFFARMLVNRYWKHFFGRGLVEPEDDIRITNPATHPELLDELAESFVKSNYDLKELCRVICNSRTYQFSSFPNKYNQDDDQNYARYYPRRLSAEVMLDAMNDAAGAKNNFNHQPVGVRAVALPDDSANVESFFLRVFGRPQMDTACECERTANADLAQSLHLINSDTMQSILSASDGRAIQLARDKSKDDQTHITELYLLAMSRQPTQDELDTALAHLAKKRQQAAADPKKTSEEQAVKEAYEDIIWVVINTKEFLFNH from the coding sequence ATGAAATCGATCTCTCTTTTACTGCTGCAGATTTTCTGTCTGACAGCTGTCTGCACATCGTATCCCGGTTCTGCTGAAGCCGCGGAACTGGTCGGGTACCTTCCCCGACAGGCGAAGACGATTCAACTCACCGACCCCGATGCCTGTCAGCAGCTGCTGGTAACATTGGAAGATGATCAGAAAGGGACCCAGCGCGATGTGACACGGAAAGTGAAATATGTCCCCTTTCCTGTAGGAATTGTCAAAGTGACTTCCACAGGTTTTGTGACGCCGCTATCCAATGGCACTGCCACCGTCACAGCCCGGTTAGATGAAAATCTGACGGTAAAATTTCCGGTGGTAGTTACTTCTTTTGAAAAACAGCGACCTGTTAATTTTTATAATGACGTGATTCCACAACTGACACGGGGTGGATGTAACAGTGGAGCCTGTCATGGCACGCCTTCCGGAAAGAATAATTTTCATCTTTCCCTGCTTGGTTTTGAACCAGCCAATGATTTCGAATACCTCACGAAAGAATCACTGGGACGCCGCGTTTCTGCCGCGGCACCGGAAACAAGCTTGCTGCTTCGTAAAGCAACGGGTGAGCTTGCTCACGGTGGTGGAAGTCGCTTTAAAAAGGGAGGCGCAGAATACAAACTCATTAAGCGCTGGATACAGGAAGGAATGCATTATGATCCTGAGACCGGCCCGACTGTCAAACACATTGAAATCTATCCTCAGAATCGTGTGCTCCCGTTACATGCGAAGCAGCAGTTGACGGTTACCGCTTACTTTTCAGATGGAACAACACAGGACATTACCCGTGTCGCAGAGTACAAGCCGAACCAGCCCAAGATGTCTGAAGTAGATCATCATGGACTGGTAACACTCAAAGACATGACGGGCACCACATCGGTCATGGTTCGCTTTCAGGAACATGTTGCCGTCTTCATGGCAACCATTCCTTTAGGAAAGCCGACACCCAACCTGCCTGAACCGACGAACTTTATCGACAAGCATATTTTCGCCAAATTAAAAGTTCTGGGACTGCCCCCCTCAGAAAATTGTGATGACTCCACGTTTCTGCGACGCGTCACCCTCGATATGACAGGGAGAATTCCGACACTCGCACAGACCCGCGAATTTCTATCAGACAATCGTCCCGATAAACGGGCGCGAAAAATTGACGAACTGCTGGACAGTCCCGGATACGCTGATGTGTTCGCCGCCAAGTGGGCAGGAATTCTACGCAATAAAGCGGGGAGAAATCTGGAACAGATCGCGCGGGAAACATTCGCTTTTCATTCCTGGATCCGCAGCAGTATTTCTTCCAACAAGCCTTATAATCAGTTTGTCACCGAACTGGTGACGGCACGAGGTAAATCGGGAACCAATCCCGCTGTCTCCTGGTACCGGGCTGTAAAAGACCCTAAAGACCAGATGTCTGATATAGCCCAGGTTTTTCTGGGTGTGCGAATTCAGTGTGCCCAGTGTCATCATCATCCCTATGAAAAATGGAGCCAGGATGACTTCTACGGATTCCAGGCTTTCTTCACGACAATTGGTCGAAAAGAAGTCTATAAACTACCGGAAGATGACACGATCTTTCACAAACGCATGGTTGCCGTCGCGAAAAACCCCAATACTGACCGCGAGTTGAAACCGACTCCACTGGACGGAGATGCTTTGGACATCCCAGCCCATCGCGATCCACGAATCGATCTGGCAGACTGGATTTCCTCAGCCGAGAATCCTTTCTTTGCCCGAATGCTCGTGAACCGTTACTGGAAACATTTCTTCGGCCGCGGGCTCGTCGAACCGGAAGATGATATTCGGATTACCAACCCAGCCACTCATCCGGAACTGCTGGACGAACTTGCTGAATCATTTGTCAAATCGAATTATGATTTGAAGGAATTATGCCGCGTAATTTGTAACAGTCGCACCTATCAGTTCAGCTCTTTTCCCAATAAATACAATCAGGATGACGACCAGAACTATGCCCGCTACTACCCGCGCCGCTTATCCGCAGAAGTCATGCTGGATGCGATGAACGATGCCGCCGGCGCAAAGAACAATTTCAATCATCAACCTGTGGGCGTTCGTGCGGTGGCGTTACCTGATGACTCTGCGAATGTGGAATCATTTTTCCTGCGAGTCTTTGGTCGTCCGCAGATGGATACCGCCTGCGAATGTGAACGCACAGCCAACGCGGACCTGGCGCAAAGCCTGCATTTGATCAATTCTGACACCATGCAGAGTATTCTGTCTGCTTCTGATGGCAGAGCCATACAACTGGCACGCGACAAATCAAAAGATGACCAAACCCACATTACAGAACTCTATTTGCTCGCCATGTCGAGGCAACCGACCCAGGATGAGCTGGATACGGCTTTGGCTCATCTGGCTAAGAAACGTCAACAGGCTGCAGCAGATCCCAAAAAAACATCTGAAGAACAGGCTGTGAAAGAAGCTTACGAAGATATTATCTGGGTGGTCATCAATACTAAAGAATTTTTATTCAACCATTAA
- a CDS encoding ATPase domain-containing protein: MTTESNRVQMVETGNPALDTILEGGLTSGRVYLVEGDPGTGKTTLALQFLLEGAKNGQTGLYVTLSETKEELEAVAASHGWSMQEIEVYELVDSSELVDSNASQYSMFEPSEVELSKTIRGVLEHVEQSKPTRVAFDSLSEMRLLAQSPLRYRRQILALKHFFTGRNCTVLMLDDNTAQDADQQLQSIAHGVIRLEHMMGDYGGERRRLRVIKHRGQKFQGGYHDFQLLTGGLNLFPRKGQPQPIENANFPLILSGNESLDHLVGGGLSPGTSTLLLGPAGVGKSSTAMLYAISAASRGEKAVFFIFDETREVLLERAASLNMPLQKYLESGNILIHQLDPGELLPGEFACQIREAIQPSEDGRRVSVVVIDSLNGYMNAMPHEHFLIVQMHEILKTLAKQKILTFLVVAQHGMLGHMATPVDASYLADAVILFRYFEATGELRQAISVVKKRTGSHERTIREFQMRDGVIRVGSPLDEFQGILSGTPTFTGKTSKLLGKEHE; this comes from the coding sequence ATGACGACAGAATCAAATCGTGTCCAGATGGTGGAGACAGGAAATCCAGCATTAGACACCATTCTTGAAGGTGGTTTGACATCCGGTCGGGTCTATTTAGTGGAAGGTGACCCGGGTACGGGCAAAACCACCCTCGCCCTCCAGTTTCTGCTGGAAGGAGCTAAAAATGGACAGACGGGTCTATACGTCACGCTGTCTGAAACCAAAGAAGAACTCGAGGCGGTTGCCGCTTCGCACGGTTGGAGCATGCAAGAAATTGAGGTCTACGAACTGGTTGATTCGAGTGAACTGGTTGACTCCAATGCCTCACAGTATTCCATGTTCGAACCTTCCGAAGTGGAATTAAGTAAAACAATCCGCGGGGTACTGGAGCACGTGGAACAGAGTAAACCCACGCGAGTCGCCTTCGATTCACTTTCGGAAATGCGGCTGCTGGCACAGAGTCCTCTTCGCTATCGACGCCAGATACTGGCCCTCAAACATTTTTTCACCGGTCGCAACTGCACGGTGCTGATGCTCGATGATAATACCGCACAGGATGCGGATCAGCAATTGCAAAGTATTGCACATGGCGTCATACGCCTGGAACACATGATGGGAGATTACGGTGGTGAACGTCGCCGCTTGAGAGTGATAAAGCATCGAGGCCAGAAATTTCAGGGAGGCTATCATGACTTTCAGTTGCTGACGGGGGGGCTGAATCTGTTTCCCCGCAAGGGGCAGCCACAACCGATTGAAAATGCGAATTTCCCCCTTATCTTGAGTGGAAACGAATCGTTAGACCACCTGGTAGGCGGCGGTCTCTCCCCCGGAACCAGTACCCTGCTGCTGGGACCGGCAGGGGTCGGTAAATCGTCCACTGCCATGCTGTATGCAATTTCCGCTGCCAGTCGGGGCGAAAAAGCGGTCTTTTTTATTTTCGATGAAACGCGTGAAGTCCTCCTGGAGCGTGCAGCCAGTTTAAACATGCCACTTCAGAAATACCTGGAGTCAGGGAATATTCTTATTCATCAGCTGGATCCCGGTGAATTACTGCCCGGAGAGTTTGCCTGTCAGATTCGAGAAGCGATCCAGCCCAGCGAAGATGGCCGGCGGGTTTCTGTCGTGGTCATCGACAGCCTGAATGGTTATATGAACGCAATGCCTCACGAGCATTTTCTGATCGTGCAGATGCATGAAATCCTCAAGACTTTGGCCAAGCAGAAAATACTGACATTTCTTGTTGTTGCCCAACATGGGATGCTGGGGCATATGGCTACTCCCGTCGACGCCAGTTACCTGGCAGATGCAGTCATTCTGTTTCGTTATTTTGAAGCGACAGGAGAACTGCGGCAGGCGATTTCAGTAGTAAAAAAACGGACGGGCTCTCATGAGCGCACTATACGTGAATTTCAAATGCGGGATGGTGTCATTCGAGTTGGTTCACCGTTAGACGAATTTCAGGGAATCCTCAGTGGTACCCCCACTTTCACCGGAAAAACCTCAAAGTTACTGGGAAAAGAGCATGAGTAA